In a genomic window of Struthio camelus isolate bStrCam1 chromosome 16, bStrCam1.hap1, whole genome shotgun sequence:
- the LOC138061169 gene encoding uncharacterized protein translates to MVCHGSTGEGGENELSAREDGEADAPAGTGGLPDVTQLADGVLQDVAYSASSALEKDGLHSSSAVPLCPHSLPKVQRKRAALPSRCCVFPVSRYKLASVVRKPRVKPVAPVKPTWEEERRKADSRGKQGNLPANHLLFREQPPPPRIPALNMDKGKGDTGKGKAPPGSVLPAIRGSSSRKVEKGRRKQSAEARLPAVSPLSKSQERAGQVQQRSETQSRVQSGSSLAPAGKEEESAGKLREEKPSFQDVLQYCLAPDEDVTINVLFSRGE, encoded by the exons atggtctgccatggcagcacaggggagggaggtgaaaatgagctttctgccagggaggatggggaagctgatgcccctgcaggcactggaggacttcctgatgttactcagcttgctgatggagtcctccaggatgtggcatattctgcatcttctgctttggaaaaggatggacttcacagtagctccgcagtgccactgtgtccccattctttgcccaaggtgcaaaggaagcgggctgccctcccttcccgctgctgtgtttttcctgtgtccaggtacaagcttgcgagtgtagttagaaaaccccgcgtgaagcccgtggcacctgtgaagcccacatgggaagaggagaggagaaaagctgactccaggggcaagcaag gaaatctccctgccaaccacctgctcttcagagagcagcctcctccacccagaattcctgctctcaacatggacaaaggaaagggagacacaggcaagggcaaagctcctcctggcag cgtgctgccagccatccgagggagctcctcaagaaaggtggagaaaggcaggaggaagcaaagtgctgaagccagactcccagctgtgagccctctcagtaaaagccaggagagggcaggacag gttcagcagagaagtgaaacccagtcaagggtgcagtcgggctcatccctagctccagctgggaaagaggaggagagtgctgggaagctgcgtgaagaaaagccttcttttcaggatgtcctccagtactgcctggcaccagatgaggacgtgaccatcaatgttttattctcccgaggagaatag